The following is a genomic window from Candidatus Polarisedimenticolaceae bacterium.
TGGCGATCGCCGCTCACCGAACCCGGGCTCGACGTCCGCGAGGGGATGTTCCTGCTCGCGATCGACGGGGTCGACCTCACGACCTCCGAGAACCCGTACCGCCTCCTCGAGAGCAAGGCGAACGCGCAGGTCGCGCTTCGCGTGGGCGACCGCGCGGACGGCACCGGCTCCCGTGTGGTCCAGGTGCGCACGATCGCGAGCGAAGGGAACCTGCGCTACCTCGACTGGGTGCGCTCGCGGATGGCCCTCGCCGACCGACTCTCCGGGGGCAGGGTCGGCTACCTGCACCTTCCGGACACGGCGGTCTCGGGGAACCGGATGCTGCAGAAGCTGTTCTACTCGCAGGTCGGCAAACCCGCGCTCCTCGTGGACGACCGGTACAACGGCGGCGGGTTCATCCCCGATCGCATGATCGAGTACTTCAGCCGCCGCACGCTGGCCTATTGGGCTCGCCAGGGGATCGACAGCATGCGCACCCCGGGGTTCGCCCACGACGGCCCGAAGGTGATGCTCGTCAACGGCTACTCCTCGTCGGGGGGAGACGCCCTCCCCTACTTCTTCCGGCTCCACGGCCTCGGCCCGCTCGTCGGCACCCGGACGTGGGGTGGTCTCATCGGCCTGTCCGGGAACCCCTCCCTCGTGGACGGGGGCGCGGTCCAGGTCCCCACCTTCCGGATCTACGACCGCGAGGGGAACTGGGTGATCGAGAACGAAGGGGTCCAACCGGACGTCGAAGTCGTCGATCTCCCCGAGCGACGGATCGCCGGCGGCGACCCGAGCCTGGAGAAGGGGGTGGAGATTCTCCTCGAGGCGCTGGCGAAACGCCCCTCCGGGGACCCGAAGCCCCCGACACCCCCCTCGTACGTGCCCTAGTGGTAGGATCGCCGCTCCGCGGAAGCCCCAAGGAGGTTCCATGCTGAAGAAGTCGGCTGCTGCGCTCGTCCTGCTCCTCGCCGCCACGGCTCCCGCTTTCGCCGCCTCGAAAGCGGGCGTCACGCTCCCCGATACGGTGCAGGTGGACGGGAAGACGCTGCTCCTGAACGGCCTCGGATTGCGCGAGGCGACCTTCCTGAAGATCGACGTCTACGTCGCCGGGCTGTACGTCGAGAAGAAATCCTCCGATCCGGCGGTCCTCCTCGGCCCCGGTCCCAAGCAGCTTCGCATGCACTTCGTCCGCGGCGTCGGCTCCGGGGACCTCGTGAAGAACTGGCAGGAAGGGATCGCCCGCAACGTGAAGGGCGCCGAGGCCGACGCGGTGAAAGAGCGCTTCGACCGGGTCTACGCCGTCATGGCCGATGTGGCGGAGGGCGACGAGATGGTGCTCACGGAGATCCCCGAGAAGGGGGTCACGCTCTCCCTCAAGGGGAAGGACCTGGTCACGATCCCGGGCGCGGATTTCGCGAAGGCGCTTTGGAGCATCTGGTTCGGCACGCCGCCCAATCCGGAGCTCAAGGAAGGGTTGCTCGGGAAGCTCGACTGACCGCCTCGCTCAGGGCCGGGGCCGCGCCGTCAGTCCCTCGCGGACCTTCGCCGCGGCCTCGTTCTCCGGCTCGAGCTCCAGCGCGCGGTTCGCCGCCTTGAGGGCCGCCTTCGACCGGCCTCGCGTCGCCTCCGCCTGGGCGATCGCCGTCCACACTTCGGCGAGGTCCGGCGCGAGCCTGCGCGCCTTGCGGTACCAGGACAACGCGGCCTCCACGTGTCCGTCCGCGGCCTCGAGGTCCCCGCGGACGAGCAGCGCCCAGGGGGTCGCGGCGCGAAGGTCCGCGCTGCGGAGCGCCGCCGCCGCCTCGCGCGGCCGCCCGAGCCCCCGGTAGAGCGCGGCCAGGTTCCCCAACACGGTGGCGTCGCGGGGGGAGATCTCGAGAGCCCGTCGATAGGCGTCGAACGCCCCCTCCAGATCGCCCCGGCGGCGCCGGACGACGCCCAGGTTCCCGAGGGCGCCGACGAAATCCGGAACCAGCCTCAGGGCCTGATCGAGCACGGCGTTCGCTCCTTCGAGGTCCCCCGTTCTCAGCCTGCGGACCGCGAGGTTGTTGAGGTAGATCCCGGTCACCCAGATGTCGTCCAGGAGTCGGATCCCCCGTACCTCGTCGCGACGGAGCCGGTAGAAGTCGTACACGGTCAGCTTGCCGGAATGGGCGTACGCCGCGACGACGTGCGTGTTGACGAGGACGAGGTCCCCCTCACGCTCCGCGCGGGCCTCCCGCTCCACGACGGCCAGCCGAACGGGGATCCCGCGGCTCCGGCCCAGCGCGATGAAGAGGTTCGTGAAGGAGACGCAGTTCCCCCGTCCCGCCTCGAACGCCTCCGCGGCGGTCAGGGAGAGATCCGTGTCGTAGTCGAAGACGTAGTCGCCTCCGTCGAACATCGCCGCCTGCATCGAGGCCAACTGCGCCAGGTGGCTCGTCCCGTAGCCCAGGCGCAACGCCGCCTCGCGGATCGCACGCGTCGGCTCGATCGGGTCGGGGATCGAGGCGGGATCGATTCCCGCCTGGCGCACGACGCGCTCCCACTCGGCGTGGGTCAGGAGGCGGGGAGCCCGGGCCTCGGCGGAGGCGGCCAGCAGCCCCCCGAGGATCCCGGCGAGAAGCAGGCGCCGCATCACGCCCACAGCATGCGAACGCGAGGGGCGGGTGTCAACGCCGAGGGCGGCGAACGGCGCTCGGGGGTCAGTAGGAGCGGTTCGCGAGATCTCGAAGGGAGTTCGGTTCCTCGGTGCGGGCGAACCGCTTCCGGACCTCGATCCCGTTGAACGTGAAGGTCACCTCGTTCACCCGGCCGCCGACGGCGTCGAGGAAGTCCGCCGTGTCATGGAACGGGACGCGAAGGAGCGGGTTCGACAGATCCGCGATCGTCGTCCGCCGGCCGTTCCCGAGCATCGTCAGCCGGACCGACCCCGCGAGCGGCACGATCTCGGTGGCCCCCGCGAGGTTGTCGAGGGTCAAGCTCGCGTTCAGCGGCGTCGCCGTCCATTGCAGTCCCGCCACTCCCCGCTCTCGGACCAGACGCCCCTGGTTCAGCAGGGAGAGGCGATCGGTCAACGGCAACGCGCGACCACACTCGCCGTAGTAACGGGTCGTGGCGCTCAGGTAGTACAGCGACCGGGCCCCTTCGCAGCCGGGATTGAAGCGGTAGTCGTAGGGGTCGTCTTCCGGGACCTCGGGGTCCGCCGCGGTCACGATCGCGCACCCCTGGCGCTCGGGGCTGCAGTAGAGTCCCTGCCAGAACGCGAACTCGTCCGACGTGGTGAACGCGCTGTAGGTGGACAACGTGCGATCTCCGTTGGCCGCCTGGTCCACGTGCCAATAGAACGCGTCGCCGCCGTCGGGCCATTTCGCGATGAACAGGGACTTCCGCTGGATCGCGGCCTTGCCATTCGTGTTGACGACGCCGCTCCCCTGCCCGTTCCGGACCTGGTCGTTGTCGACGATGAGCTCGTAGTCGGTGATCGCGCAGCCGCAGCCGAGCAGGAGGGCCGCGGTCAGCGCCGGCGCCGTCCGGATTCGCATGGTCACCCCCGGGATGGGCGGAACGCTACGCCCGGCAAGGTGAGGCGTCAACGCCCCGGCGGACAAAAAGAAAGGGCGGGTCTTGCGACCCGCCCCTTCGAGGGAAGCCAATCGGACCGGAACTAGAACTTGCGGTTCGAAAGGTTGCGCAGCGAGTTCGAGTCCTCGGTGCGGCCGAACGAGCGCTTGATCTCGATGCCGTTGTACACGAACGAGACCTCGTTGACCGAGCTGCCGTAGTTCGACATGAAGTCGGCGGCCGAGTTGAACAGCACCTTGTTCATCGGGTTGTTGAGGTCGATGATCGTCTGGCGCTGACCGTTCGGGATCATCGTGATCGAGAACGAGCCGGCCATCGGGAGCAGCTGCTGCACGCCAGCCTTGTTGTTGAGGGTGACGGTCGTGTTCATCGGGGTCGCGGCCCACTGCAGGCCCGCAACGCCGTTCTTCGACACGAGACGGCCCTGGTTCAGGAGCGAGAGGCGATCGGTCAGCGCGAGGGCGCGGCCGCACTCCCCGTAGTACCGGGTCGTGCTGGTCAGGTAGTAGACCGAGCGCGCGCCGGCGCAGTTCGGGTTGTAGCTGTAGTCATAGATGTCGACGTCGCCGACCTCGGGGTCGGAGGACGTGACGATCGCGCAGCCCTGACGCTCGGGCGAGCAATAGAGATCGTCCGGGAAGATCGGGTCGCTGCCCGTGCTGAAGTTGTTGTACGTGGAGAGCGTGCGGTCGCCGTTGGCGGCCTGATCCACGAACCACACGGCGTTGTCGGTGCCATCGGGCCACCCGAGGGCGACCTGCGAGGACTGCCGGACGAGGGCCTTGCCGTTCGTGTTGACCACGCCCGAACCCTGACCATTGGACACCTGGTCGTTGTCCGTGATCAGCTCGTAGTTCGAAAGGGCGCAGCCGACGCCCGTGGTCAGAAGGGCGCAAAGGCCAAGATAGAACAGCTTCTTCATGAACTGGCTCCTTTAAGAAGGTCGTGAACCCATCCCAGCGAAACAAAATGTCAAGCTGGCTTCCCCCCTATCCCCGTCCTGCGACGACCGCCCCAGGCCTCACTCCGGAAACGGCCTCGACAGATCCGCGTCAAGGTGCGTGCTTTATACGGTGGGGTTTGTTGCAGGGCAAAAGGAAAGAAGTGACCGAACTTGACTTTATGAGGTCACTTTTAGCCGGTTTTGTAAGCCCGTGCGGATAACGCTTCCGCAGTGCGGAGAGCCATCAATTGATATAGCCAAGTGAGCGCAACGCCTCCCGCAGTTCCGGGGAGATGTGGTAGTCGCGATCCTGTTGGGTGTCCTCCGAGAGCCACGCATCGAGGCGGCGGGCAAGATCGAACACGACCTCGGGGTGGGACGCCGCGAGGTCGGTCGTTTCTCCCGGATCGCTTTCGACATCGAACAGGAGGCGTTCGGCGGGCGCGCCCATCCGGGGGACGTGCACGAGCTTGAATCGGCCCAGGCGTACCCAGCGGCGCTTCCCCGCGATCCCCTCGAGCTCGCGGCGCGACGCGGCCTCTTCGTGCAGGCTCCGGTCGGTCTCGCCGAGACAGGGACGGTCCGCCCGCTCGGTCCCCTCCAGCAGGGGGCGGACCGAGACCCCTCGG
Proteins encoded in this region:
- a CDS encoding chalcone isomerase family protein, coding for MLKKSAAALVLLLAATAPAFAASKAGVTLPDTVQVDGKTLLLNGLGLREATFLKIDVYVAGLYVEKKSSDPAVLLGPGPKQLRMHFVRGVGSGDLVKNWQEGIARNVKGAEADAVKERFDRVYAVMADVAEGDEMVLTEIPEKGVTLSLKGKDLVTIPGADFAKALWSIWFGTPPNPELKEGLLGKLD
- a CDS encoding tetratricopeptide repeat protein produces the protein MRRLLLAGILGGLLAASAEARAPRLLTHAEWERVVRQAGIDPASIPDPIEPTRAIREAALRLGYGTSHLAQLASMQAAMFDGGDYVFDYDTDLSLTAAEAFEAGRGNCVSFTNLFIALGRSRGIPVRLAVVEREARAEREGDLVLVNTHVVAAYAHSGKLTVYDFYRLRRDEVRGIRLLDDIWVTGIYLNNLAVRRLRTGDLEGANAVLDQALRLVPDFVGALGNLGVVRRRRGDLEGAFDAYRRALEISPRDATVLGNLAALYRGLGRPREAAAALRSADLRAATPWALLVRGDLEAADGHVEAALSWYRKARRLAPDLAEVWTAIAQAEATRGRSKAALKAANRALELEPENEAAAKVREGLTARPRP